The segment tacatatagtttttttttaaggttattcctaaataatctacatatttgtgttcattcattaggtctattcgttatttgtgcattgaaataaatggacattgatacatgcatccatgcacacaggcatttataacccacatgcaatatcttgatttgctattggctaggaaatagtggggattgTGCATGTATTGAGTTTgctgctagagtaaatatagtataagagagttattagcttttcttggtctcgATGTACCTACgaaatatgtagattaatttaaaatggagaaagtattttttaatattttctcgGGCGTAGCCGCGTAGTAGAGAGCTGGGTACGTGTAGTACACTGTACTTGCTGGCTAgcttgaccggcggcgacgtggccggTCAACCCGACCGCCACGGCGACTCGTCTTCCCCactccacgtgggccccaccaccgcACGGCCGGTGCGTTGACCGGTCAGTCTCCCAGAGCCCCACCATCCACACGGTCGTCGCGATACGATAACGTGGGCCGTCCACGTGTCCCATCGAGAGCCAATCGGACGGTCAATCGTCGTCTCAAGCCTCTGAATTGGGAAGCCTCCtcataaaaaaacagaaaaaaaaaagcgaagcTTTCGAGCTCCTAACAATAGGAGCAAAAGAGACAGCAAAGACAGCGCAGTTTTGGTGCGAATTTCGGAGGAAATTCGGTGGGAATTttcgggaggaggagaagagggagcgCGGCGATCtttgcggcgacgacgatgctgCTGCGGTGGctggcgcggccggcggagAGGTGCctggggcgaggcggcggcggcggaggagggggaggaggggatgggtTGCTGTGGCACGCGGAGCTGAAGCCGCACGCGAGCGGGGAGTACTCCATCGCGGTGGCGCAGGCGAACGAGGAGCTGGAGGACCAGGGGCAGGTggtgacctcgccggcggcgaccttcgtCGGCGTCTACGACGGCCACGGTGGCCCCGAGGCGTCCCGCTTCATCTCCTCCCGCCTCTTCCCTCACCTCCACAGTTTAGTGCCTCAATAACAAGATTATTTTAGCGTGTGAATTTGATTTAGAATAGAACCAATCAGTTCGTAATAATGTCTTGGTAGGTTTAAGATTTTTCAtttctgacaaaaaaaaataatgcgtTCTTTTTGTTTGGCGtaatagtatttattttttctttccttatATGGGTTTGCTTAACTTGACCGTTCAGTTTTCTGCGTCCTTTTAGTCAGGTTTAGCGTAGAATTCGGTGGATTTGATTACTTAATTAATGTAGTTTTTACTCCTCTTTATATAGTTGGCATTTAATAACCTGTTTGTCGAAGtaacaatcctttgttttgTCCGGTTCTATTGATACCTGGATAGTGTTCTACTGTGATgattatccatttttttttgcttgatatACCACTTGCTCATTTAGAACTTTGCATATGCCTTATCTTTTGATAGCTCCAGCTGGTACTTGGTAGACTCTAGATTGTGTTGTCTATTACTGATGAGATGAATTTTGTGGTTTACCTACTTATTCTGACCAAAGATATCATCATAATTCAATCAAGTTATGTGCTCACCATTAACTTAAGATGTACTAACGATGCCATGCTCTGAATTAATTGGATCAGGGTTTGCATCTGAGCAAGGTGGCATGTCCACCGATGCAATCAAGAGGGCATTCCATGCCACGGAGGAGGAGTTCTTGGACATGGTCAAGCGATCCTGGCTCAAGCAGCCACAGATTGCCTCGGTTGGTTCATGCTGCCTCGTCGGAGCAATCACCGATAACGTTCTATATGTCGCCAATTTAGGGGACTCGAGGGCCGTCCTTGGCCGTAGGGGGCCTGATGGTCGGGAGGTAGTGGCTGAGAGACTATCCAATGACCACAATGTTGCAGAGGAGGAGGTCAGAAAGGAGCTCACTGAGCAGCATCCTGATGATTCACGTATAGTCATCTATACCCGAGGAGTTTGGAGGATTAAGGGCATCATTCAGGTATGTACCGTTCAACCCTGTTAGTTGGTATATTTGTCGTATGTGGCATACTATTTGGAGTCATGTGTAGCACCGCCAAGTGATCTGGATTGTACTATTAAGCTTCATGCAGAAGCTAAGGCGCAACAAACATGTTGCAGGTTTCTGACGTTAAGTTTCAGAAACATAGTAATTCAAATTTACCTCCTGTTATTTCAGATGATTATGAACAAGCAAAACATAAGTGAGACCAGATAGTAGTTTTAAGGGAATATAATGAAATTTGATTTAGCTGTTTATCATCGCAACTCATAATAGCTGCTTTTAAATACACCCTGAAATTGATGGGCAATCCAAAGTTCTAGCAAAGTTACATATTTATGTCCGTGCATCTCATTTGCTGGCTTTATACCGTGATGTGCAGAATTTGTTACTCGGATAAAGGCAATATTCCTCTTTCCTAGATAAAATTCGGACGTCACTTTCATTTCATGTTCAATGTACATTGATGCATCTGTTCTCGAAATCGTGACTTAGGTTCTAATATTCTTTTGTAAAGCACTTCTTGCATCCGataaaaacataggaatatATCCTGTTCTAAAAAGCCAGTAAGTAGGATTGCTTGTGCAGTGTGGCTAACCCTTATGCTAAGCCATGCTCGTGTAAAGTTTCTCCTTTTTGTATTTTCTTAAGCCTCACGGTAATCGATCTTGCGGAATATTATATTACATAAAAAGAATGACACTGGCTACTTGCATCCATAATCATCAGTATGCTTTACCACGTTTCCCAAAACTTTCAACAGTTACACTCACTATCTGCTTTCTTGCATCTGAGATGTGAGATGCTGTTTAACATATGGACACTGTTTGTTTCATTCTCAGGTTTCCAGATCAATTGGAGATGTATAC is part of the Oryza glaberrima chromosome 12, OglaRS2, whole genome shotgun sequence genome and harbors:
- the LOC127757059 gene encoding probable protein phosphatase 2C 78 translates to MLLRWLARPAERCLGRGGGGGGGGGGDGLLWHAELKPHASGEYSIAVAQANEELEDQGQVVTSPAATFVGVYDGHGGPEASRFISSRLFPHLHRFASEQGGMSTDAIKRAFHATEEEFLDMVKRSWLKQPQIASVGSCCLVGAITDNVLYVANLGDSRAVLGRRGPDGREVVAERLSNDHNVAEEEVRKELTEQHPDDSRIVIYTRGVWRIKGIIQVSRSIGDVYLKKPEFARDPIFRQYVCSIPLKRPVMTAEPSIKEHQLRQQDLFLIFASDGLWEQLTDKAAVDIVFKNPRAGIAKRLVRAALTEAARKREMRYTDIKHIERGSRRNFHDDITVVVVYLDHHKHGVRPNLGNRNSFRFTNAPVDIFSGSSEEVDHHPLRLNLAMDGAVG